One Solea senegalensis isolate Sse05_10M linkage group LG3, IFAPA_SoseM_1, whole genome shotgun sequence genomic window carries:
- the zgc:193726 gene encoding uncharacterized protein zgc:193726 isoform X1 has protein sequence MRTMMMRMKMKSVAPRLMMMMMVVVCVSAGPLPLFRSDYSNSTNVPQQKQENVTRLDDLQPNENITGDILYDVEHSFASEHTLKPRPRPGEQRGSGCLALRHIPRIWSSNPLESHVVSVTVSRSLCLTYTAARCAFSRPVPWRTSAIPSRLGMKPRAASRETRTATGRNDS, from the exons atgaggacgatgatgatgaggatgaagatgaagtcTGTCGCCCCGCgtctcatgatgatgatgatggtggtggtttGTGTCTCCGCTGGTCCTCTTCCTCTATTCAG atcgGATTATTCCAACTCTACAAATGTTCCACAGCAGAAACAAGAAAACGTCACCAG actggACGACCTTCAGCCTAATGAAAACATTACCGG GGACATCTTATATGATGTGGAGCATTCTTTTGC cagtgaacacacactcaAGCCTCGTCCACGCCCCGGGGAGCAACGGGGGAGTGGATGCCTTGCTCTGAGGCACATTCCCAGGATTTGGAGCAGCAACCCTCTTGAGTCTCATGTGGTCTCTGTCACTGTCTCACGTAGTCTCTGTCTCACCTATACTGCAGCCCGATGTGCATTCTCCCGTCCTGTGCCTTGGCGAACCTCGGCCATTCCCTCCAGACTGGGGATGAAACCGCGGGCAGCTTCACGAGAGACCCGTACAGCTACGGGAAGAAATGACAGCTGA
- the atp6v1f gene encoding V-type proton ATPase subunit F, with protein MAGRGKLIAVIGDEDTCTGFLLGGVGELNKNRKPNFLVVEKDTSITEIEETFKSFLARNDIGIILINQFIAEMIRHAIDGHMQSIPAVLEIPSKEHPYDASKDSILRRAKGMFSAEDFR; from the exons ATGGCCGGCCGCGGGAAACTGATCGCCGTTATCGGTGACGAGGACACATGCACCGGTTTCCTGCTTGGTGGCGTCGGTGAACTCAACAAGAACCGAAAACCGAATTTCCTGGTGGTGGAGAAGGACACGAGCATCACCGAGATCGAGGAGACGTTCAA GAGCTTCTTGGCGCGCAACGACATCGGCATCATCCTCATCAACCAGTTCATCGCTGAGATGATCCGCCACGCCATCGACGGCCACATGCAGTCGATCCCGGCCGTGCTGGAGATCCCGTCCAAAGAGCATCCGTACGACGCGTCCAAGGACTCCATCCTGCGCCGTGCCAAGGGCATGTTCTCCGCCGAGGACTTCCGATAA
- the zgc:193726 gene encoding uncharacterized protein zgc:193726 isoform X2, whose amino-acid sequence MRTMMMRMKMKSVAPRLMMMMMVVVCVSAGPLPLFRSDYSNSTNVPQQKQENVTRLDDLQPNENITGDILYDVEHSFAPMCILPSCALANLGHSLQTGDETAGSFTRDPYSYGKK is encoded by the exons atgaggacgatgatgatgaggatgaagatgaagtcTGTCGCCCCGCgtctcatgatgatgatgatggtggtggtttGTGTCTCCGCTGGTCCTCTTCCTCTATTCAG atcgGATTATTCCAACTCTACAAATGTTCCACAGCAGAAACAAGAAAACGTCACCAG actggACGACCTTCAGCCTAATGAAAACATTACCGG GGACATCTTATATGATGTGGAGCATTCTTTTGC CCCGATGTGCATTCTCCCGTCCTGTGCCTTGGCGAACCTCGGCCATTCCCTCCAGACTGGGGATGAAACCGCGGGCAGCTTCACGAGAGACCCGTACAGCTACGGGAAGAAATGA